From the Nonlabens marinus S1-08 genome, one window contains:
- a CDS encoding DUF2141 domain-containing protein, translated as MKTIMTTLLLVIISAFAKAQTPSTSQETYTLTVTVPNAKTNDGDMMFSLNTEANFMKGAPVQSASAEIKDGVATVTFENVPKGTYGILVLHDKNGNGQMDYEANGMPLEPYGMSNNPTSYGPPTWADAKFELNEDTALKIVI; from the coding sequence ATGAAAACTATTATGACAACTCTTTTACTCGTTATTATTTCCGCTTTCGCGAAAGCGCAAACCCCATCAACTTCTCAAGAAACGTATACGCTAACGGTCACGGTTCCTAATGCAAAAACAAATGATGGTGATATGATGTTTTCACTAAACACGGAAGCTAACTTTATGAAAGGAGCTCCTGTCCAATCAGCTAGTGCGGAAATCAAGGATGGAGTAGCTACGGTTACTTTTGAAAATGTACCAAAAGGTACTTATGGCATACTAGTCTTGCACGACAAGAACGGTAATGGTCAGATGGACTATGAAGCTAACGGTATGCCCTTAGAGCCATACGGGATGAGCAATAACCCGACGAGCTATGGCCCACCTACCTGGGCAGATGCGAAATTTGAACTTAATGAGGATACCGCTTTGAAAATTGTGATCTAA
- a CDS encoding TIGR01777 family oxidoreductase, with protein sequence MKILITGATGLVGSKLSEVLRAAGHKVNYLTSREEAIKSEPDNQGYLWDVKAMTIDPGCIDGVDTIIHLAGESVFQRWTDEAKEKIMASRVNSTQLLINLLNDTNHNVQHAITASAIGIYPDKWEGPPMKENEVPPTADNFLGEVCVAWESIGMQFKELGLKHAIVRIGIVLSAKGGALEQMAKPVKLYAGAGFASGKMWQSWVAIDDLAGIFKHITENQLQGTYNGVAPVPVRNRPLMETIGKVLDKPVFLPNVPAFMMKLMLGEMAATVLSSQYASSSKIQDSGYSFKFSELKPALEKYLD encoded by the coding sequence ATGAAAATATTAATCACAGGAGCCACTGGTCTGGTAGGGTCTAAATTATCAGAAGTACTGCGAGCCGCAGGTCACAAAGTAAATTATCTTACTAGTCGCGAGGAAGCTATTAAGTCTGAGCCTGATAACCAAGGTTATTTATGGGATGTAAAAGCGATGACAATAGACCCAGGCTGTATTGATGGTGTAGATACTATCATTCATTTAGCGGGTGAATCCGTTTTTCAACGCTGGACAGATGAGGCTAAGGAAAAAATTATGGCCAGCCGGGTAAATAGTACACAGTTGCTTATCAATCTGCTGAATGATACCAACCATAACGTTCAACATGCCATTACTGCAAGTGCGATTGGAATATATCCAGATAAATGGGAAGGTCCACCTATGAAGGAAAACGAGGTGCCGCCTACTGCAGATAATTTTTTAGGCGAAGTTTGTGTGGCCTGGGAAAGCATAGGGATGCAATTCAAAGAGTTGGGATTAAAGCATGCAATAGTACGTATAGGTATTGTACTGTCAGCAAAAGGCGGTGCGCTAGAACAAATGGCCAAACCAGTCAAGCTATATGCAGGAGCTGGCTTTGCGAGCGGTAAAATGTGGCAAAGCTGGGTAGCTATAGATGACCTCGCTGGAATCTTTAAACATATTACAGAAAACCAACTACAAGGAACTTATAATGGAGTAGCGCCGGTTCCAGTGCGCAACAGACCACTGATGGAAACCATAGGAAAAGTGTTGGATAAGCCAGTTTTCTTACCTAACGTTCCTGCATTTATGATGAAACTCATGCTAGGGGAGATGGCCGCTACGGTTCTTTCCAGTCAATATGCCAGTAGTAGTAAAATCCAGGACTCGGGTTATTCCTTTAAATTTTCTGAACTCAAGCCTGCCTTAGAAAAGTATTTAGATTAA
- a CDS encoding MerR family transcriptional regulator — translation MHIELPEKLYYSMGEVTKAFDVNPSLIRFWEKEFDVLQPKKNSRGNRKFSQDDIKNLKRIYHLVKERGFTLEGAREYMKSHKEEISNFDIISKLEFVKAELLKIKNNL, via the coding sequence ATGCATATAGAGCTGCCTGAAAAACTGTATTATTCCATGGGCGAGGTGACTAAAGCCTTTGATGTGAATCCATCACTAATTCGTTTTTGGGAGAAGGAGTTCGATGTATTGCAACCTAAAAAGAATTCTAGGGGCAATCGTAAATTTTCTCAGGACGACATTAAAAACCTGAAGCGTATTTATCACCTGGTTAAGGAACGAGGATTTACTCTGGAAGGTGCTAGAGAATACATGAAATCCCACAAAGAGGAAATCAGCAATTTTGATATCATTTCAAAATTAGAATTCGTCAAGGCTGAATTGCTTAAAATCAAGAACAACCTATAG
- a CDS encoding M23 family metallopeptidase, whose protein sequence is MAKVKYYYDQETLSYRKVERRKRKILGGVTLFVFFSCLVGFLLYLFVGQVYDSPELRTVKRDKKFVELQLENMEEEIEQLTAVIADVEERDNSIYRIYFDANPITSEQRQAGFGGVNRYKNYEGYSDSDKVISLRESIDRLKKRTAIQSKSLDEIAVLAENKENLLMSIPAIQPVRNQDLTRMASGYGYRSDPFNKTRKFHYGMDFTAPRGTPIFASGDGVVERADANSSGYGNHIRIDHGFGYVSLYAHLRQRNPYNVKVGQKVKRGDIIGYVGSTGRSQAPHLHYEIFKDGERINPINFYYGSLTPEEFNELLKRSQQENISLD, encoded by the coding sequence ATGGCAAAGGTTAAGTACTACTACGATCAGGAAACACTTTCTTACCGAAAAGTCGAGCGCCGGAAGCGTAAGATTCTAGGAGGTGTGACCTTGTTTGTGTTCTTTAGCTGCCTCGTTGGATTTTTGCTGTATCTATTTGTAGGCCAAGTCTATGATTCTCCTGAGTTGCGTACGGTCAAGCGCGATAAGAAGTTTGTCGAGTTGCAACTGGAGAATATGGAGGAAGAAATTGAACAACTCACCGCAGTTATTGCTGATGTAGAGGAACGCGATAACAGTATTTACCGTATTTATTTTGATGCAAACCCTATTACCTCAGAACAACGTCAAGCAGGTTTCGGCGGTGTGAACCGCTATAAAAATTATGAAGGTTACTCAGATTCTGATAAAGTCATTTCTCTGCGTGAGTCCATTGATAGATTGAAAAAGCGCACCGCTATTCAAAGCAAATCTCTTGATGAGATAGCAGTTTTAGCAGAGAATAAGGAAAATCTATTGATGAGCATTCCTGCTATCCAGCCAGTGCGTAATCAAGACTTGACCCGCATGGCCAGTGGTTATGGGTATAGATCAGACCCTTTTAATAAGACTAGAAAATTTCATTATGGGATGGATTTTACCGCACCTCGTGGGACGCCCATATTTGCTTCAGGTGATGGAGTGGTAGAACGAGCAGATGCTAATAGCTCTGGTTATGGAAACCACATACGTATAGATCATGGGTTTGGTTATGTTTCTTTGTACGCACATTTGCGCCAGCGCAATCCCTATAATGTCAAAGTAGGTCAGAAAGTGAAGCGAGGGGATATTATTGGTTACGTAGGATCTACTGGTCGCTCACAAGCACCGCACTTGCACTATGAAATTTTCAAAGATGGAGAGCGCATTAACCCGATCAACTTCTACTACGGTTCATTAACTCCTGAAGAGTTTAATGAGCTGCTTAAGAGATCTCAACAGGAAAATATATCCCTGGATTAA
- a CDS encoding Gfo/Idh/MocA family protein, translated as MENERNWGVMGLGKIAHKFAQDLVQVPGANLHAVGSRSEGKAKAFANEYQVTKTYASYEELAKDPELDIIYIATPHSLHFENTMMCLNAGKSVLCEKPIALNAQQAEQMIALAKKKNLFLMEGIWTRFIPATQKVLDLLSEGLIGEIQYIKSDFGFRMSAPPESRLRDPKLGGGALLDIGIYPLYLSLLLLGEPQRLKAEAILDDRGIDTYCAIIGQFAGKAKSVMEASFLSHTQTEAFIYGIKGFIHMKSPFHNCSDIEVTTYETNTTEVYHLPITGNGYFHEIEHVQQCLQQGKTESDLMPQEMSASLMKHLDKIRASIGLEYNA; from the coding sequence ATGGAAAACGAAAGGAATTGGGGTGTTATGGGGCTTGGGAAAATTGCTCACAAATTTGCTCAAGACCTGGTTCAGGTTCCTGGAGCGAACTTGCATGCGGTAGGTTCTCGATCTGAAGGTAAAGCGAAAGCTTTTGCAAACGAGTATCAAGTGACCAAAACCTATGCTAGTTATGAAGAGCTAGCGAAGGATCCAGAACTGGACATTATTTATATAGCAACGCCGCACTCGCTTCATTTTGAGAATACCATGATGTGCCTGAATGCCGGTAAATCTGTTTTATGTGAGAAACCTATTGCTTTAAATGCACAACAGGCAGAACAGATGATTGCTCTAGCAAAAAAGAAAAACTTGTTTTTGATGGAAGGCATCTGGACGCGTTTTATTCCAGCTACTCAAAAGGTATTGGATTTATTAAGCGAAGGATTAATTGGGGAGATACAATATATAAAATCCGATTTCGGTTTTCGAATGAGTGCGCCGCCGGAAAGCAGGTTGCGGGATCCAAAATTAGGTGGGGGTGCTTTATTGGATATAGGAATCTATCCGTTGTACTTAAGTTTATTGCTATTAGGAGAGCCACAACGATTGAAGGCGGAAGCCATTCTTGATGATCGTGGCATCGATACCTATTGTGCCATTATAGGCCAATTTGCTGGTAAGGCAAAATCTGTAATGGAGGCTTCTTTTCTGTCACATACGCAAACGGAAGCCTTCATTTATGGTATCAAAGGCTTTATCCATATGAAGTCGCCATTTCACAATTGCAGCGACATTGAGGTGACTACATACGAGACGAATACCACAGAAGTTTATCATCTTCCCATAACTGGTAACGGCTATTTTCACGAGATTGAACATGTTCAGCAATGTTTACAACAGGGTAAAACCGAATCTGATTTAATGCCACAGGAGATGAGTGCATCACTCATGAAGCATTTGGATAAAATCAGAGCATCAATAGGTCTAGAATACAACGCATAA
- a CDS encoding YceI family protein, whose translation MTRTFLKMTSLAAVIAIAVSCKDNQNEVDATDAETEAMASEAAVTYNVDTEASTINWVGSKPTADHTGTIALSDGSVMVNGETVEGGEFTVDMTSIKVTDLEGESAMSLKSHLEGTAEGKQTDFFNTPEYPTAKFVVTGLNGNTLEGNLTLKDVTKNVSFPVTVSYDGDKMMLTSEEFTIDRTDWGIKYGSSNFTDIVADKAISDDIKLKVNLVATK comes from the coding sequence ATGACACGTACTTTTTTAAAAATGACAAGTTTAGCAGCTGTAATTGCAATTGCTGTTTCTTGTAAAGACAATCAAAATGAAGTGGATGCTACTGATGCAGAAACTGAAGCAATGGCTAGTGAAGCTGCTGTAACTTATAATGTTGACACTGAAGCTTCTACTATCAACTGGGTAGGCTCTAAGCCCACTGCAGACCATACTGGAACAATTGCTTTAAGCGATGGATCTGTCATGGTAAATGGTGAAACTGTTGAAGGTGGAGAGTTTACTGTAGATATGACGTCTATCAAAGTAACTGACCTAGAAGGGGAAAGCGCTATGAGTCTTAAGTCTCACCTAGAGGGAACTGCTGAAGGTAAGCAAACTGACTTTTTTAACACCCCTGAATACCCTACAGCTAAATTTGTAGTAACTGGTCTCAATGGTAACACACTTGAAGGAAACTTAACATTGAAAGATGTTACTAAGAACGTTTCTTTCCCTGTAACTGTTTCTTATGATGGTGACAAAATGATGTTGACTTCAGAAGAATTCACAATTGACAGAACTGACTGGGGAATCAAATATGGTTCTTCAAACTTTACTGACATTGTTGCCGACAAAGCAATATCTGACGATATTAAATTGAAAGTAAATCTGGTTGCTACTAAGTAA